One region of Armigeres subalbatus isolate Guangzhou_Male chromosome 3, GZ_Asu_2, whole genome shotgun sequence genomic DNA includes:
- the LOC134219834 gene encoding probable cytochrome P450 28a5 has translation MWWTVIGLLGGFLGAVYLFLTWNFNKWRNLDIKGPEPKILFGNLPSVLTRKRHIYYEYQKLYNDFKNEPVVGYFAVRTPLLMVRDAELIKEVLIKGFRYFAANDFSDVVDEKSDPLFSRNPFTLSGEKWKTRRMEITPAFTNNRIKALSFLMDEVCVKMTEYVKKNNTKAIDTKELMAKYTTDVVSNCVFAIDAQSFSKDKPEIREMGRRIMDFNFTAQFILMVTTFFPTVKKFYKFSFVPREVEDFFIRIMKDAIRHRKQNNIVRNDYLDHLLTLQEKKEISEIDMAGHGVSFFEDGFETSSLVMAYCLFDLATHPEIQNRLRKEIRSVQADKGGINYDSIGNMTYLDQVLNESLRLHPVVPVMAKRCTESTVLIGSKGKKIPVAKGTSVVVPFFVQLDSQYYDEPDEYNPERFSPENGGGKQYREQGVYFPFSEGPRMCLGMRFAVAQLKRGIVEIIDKFEVSLSSKTLIPFKYDPKLFMLYPIGSIWLDYKTIE, from the exons ATGTGGTGGACAGTGATAGGGTTGTTGGGTGGCTTCTTGGGTGCAGTTTATTTGTTCCTGACATGGAATTTTAACAAATGGAGAAATTTGGACATCAAAGGACCCGAGCCGAAAATACTGTTCGGAAATCTACCAAGTGTTTTAACACGGAAACGACATATTTACTACGAATATCAAAAATTGTATAA TGACTTCAAAAACGAACCCGTGGTTGGATATTTTGCCGTCCGAACGCCTCTATTGATGGTTCGAGATGCAGAACTGATCAAGGAAGTTCTCATAAAAGGCTTTCGCTATTTTGCGGCAAACGATTTCTCCGATGTTGTGGATGAAAAATCTGACCCACTATTTTCGAGGAACCCGTTCACTTTGTCCGGTGAGAAATGGAAGACACGGCGCATGGAAATCACACCGGCTTTCACCAACAACCGA ATAAAAGCACTTTCGTTTCTTATGGATGAAGTGTGTGTGAAAATGACAGAATATGTTAAGAAAAACAATACGAAGGCTATTGATACAAAGGAG CTTATGGCGAAATACACTACCGATGTCGTTTCCAACTGCGTATTTGCAATCGATGCCCAGTCATTTTCCAAGGATAAGCCTGAAATACGAGAAATGGGTCGTCGTATAATGGATTTCAACTTCACTGCGCAGTttattttaatggtaacaacTTTTTTTCCAACAGTCAAAAAGTTCTACAAATTTTCATTCGTTCCTCGGGAAGTCGAAGATTTCTTTATTCGCATAATGAAAGACGCCATTCGCCATCGTAAGCAGAACAACATCGTCCGAAACGACTACTTGGACCACCTACTTACGCtacaggagaaaaaagaaatttcGGAAATCGACATGGCTGGCCATGGCGTATCGTTCTTCGAGGACGGGTTTGAGACATCCAGCCTGGTAATGGCATATTGCCTATTCGATTTGGCAACTCACCCTGAAATACAGAACCGACTAAGAAAGGAAATCCGAAGCGTTCAAGCTGACAAAGGAGGCATCAATTATGACAGCATTGGCAATATGACCTATCTCGATCAAGTTCTGAACGAATCGCTACGACTTCACCCTGTTGTTCCAGTAATGGCAAAACGATGCACAGAGAGCACCGTACTGATTGGATCGAAAGGAAAGAAAATACCTGTGGCAAAAGGAACTTCGGTGGTTGTTCCTTTCTTCGTGCAACTTGATTCACAATACTATGACGAACCTGATGAATACAACCCAGAGAGATTCTCGCCGGAAAATGGAGGTGGCAAACAGTACAGGGAACAAGGCGTCTACTTCCCGTTCAGCGAAGGGCCCCGAATGTGTCTAGGAATGCGGTTTGCTGTTGCCCAGCTGAAGAGGGGAATTGTGGAGATAATAGACAAATTTGAAGTATCGCTGAGTTCCAAGACACTGATTCCATTCAAATATGACCCAAAATTGTTCATGTTGTACCCAATTGGGAGTATCTGGTTGGATTATAAAACCATCGAATAA